One window of Triplophysa rosa linkage group LG8, Trosa_1v2, whole genome shotgun sequence genomic DNA carries:
- the mcl1b gene encoding induced myeloid leukemia cell differentiation protein Mcl-1b, which yields MDPGSKVSNNGGFWPYIGISALNTNNDFRKPLLIPASNQNQNQLSGFDLQGSVQSTPDSDCDEIDHYTSSKEALDMNTREIIDSFLKQFTGLSHTKCVKKQVVSTMKRVVDSLVVKHEKAYNGMISRINVDQTDDMSVVTVVATELFSDGTTNWGRIASLLAFGAVLCKHLNDSGRSECVSLVGEKISAYLMSDQRDWLLKNKAWDGFVDFFHVQDTEAAVRNALMAIGSVATFGAALAYWIR from the exons ATGGACCCAGGAAGTAAAGTTTCAAACAACGGCGGATTTTGGCCCTATATCGGAATATCAGCTCTTAACACCAACAACGATTTTCGCAAACCACTTTTAATACCAGCAAGCAACCAGAATCAGAACCAACTGTCAGGCTTCGATCTCCAAGGCTCGGTACAGTCCACGCCCGACTCTGACTGCGACGAAATCGACCACTACACGTCGTCCAAAGAAGCCCTGGATATGAACACGCGAGAAATTATTGACAGTTTCTTAAAACAATTTACTGGACTCTCTCacacaaaatgtgtgaaaaaacaGGTCGTGTCAACGATGAAGAGGGTTGTGGATAGTCTTGTTGTGAAGCATGAAAAAGCTTATAATG GTATGATATCTCGTATCAACGTGGACCAGACAGACGACATGAGCGTCGTTACGGTAGTGGCGACGGAGCTCTTCAGTGACGGCACCACGAACTGGGGTCGTATTGCCAGCCTGCTGGCATTTGGGGCTGTGCTGTGCAAACATCTGAATGATAGTGGACGGAGTGAGTGTGTGAGTCTGGTGGGCGAAAAAATCTCCGCCTATCTTATGTCAGACCAAAGGGACTGGCTGCTCAAAAACAAAGCATGG gaTGGCTTTGTGGATTTTTTTCATGTCCAGGACACAGAGGCAGCAGTGAGAAACGCACTGATGGCCATTGGTAGTGTGGCTACTTTCGGTGCTGCACTTGCTTATTGGATACGGTGA
- the vps72b gene encoding vacuolar protein sorting-associated protein 72 homolog — MSLAFSRAPRKTAGNRMSRLLDAEEEDEFYKTTYGGFQEVSGDEEYKGDLSETEDEVDSDFDIDEGDEPDREQEEDGPRKKSRVVTKAYKEPVKVVRQKPKQRKLTELPRRTDKAKMDKFNPTVLQEDISRNRKSVRQSTTEHTRLTYLRLQERQVAPRRRKGTRHERPLTQAELLAEAKITAEMNLRSLENYERLEADKKRHVHMKRQCVGSVIRYHSVLMPLVSDVSLKDENVDVEGLDQDAQPNPGPHPPQTLSQSESTLAAPPINAQSTSAAFVNILPPGAAKCSRTYVTFSDDKTFQRCFPQSPAPRVPVQEVCPVTHKPALYRDPITDIPYANVQAFRIIREAYKKYVAAHGLPCTATATSTDTVAKNLRQKIVIKQGM; from the exons ATGAGTTTAGCTTTCAGCAGGGCTCCTCGAAAGACTGCGGGAAACCGCATGTCCAGACTGTTGGATGCAGAAGAGGAAGATGAGTTTTACAAAACCACCTACGGAGGATTTCAGGAG GTGTCAGGTGACGAAGAGTATAAGGGTGACCTGTCTGAAACTGAGGACGAGGTGGACAGTGACTTTGACATTGATGAAGGTGATGAACCTGATAGAGAGCAGGAGGAAGATGGACCACGCAAAAAGAGCAGAGTGGTGACCAAAGCCTATAAG GAGCCTGTTAAAGTTGTGAGGCAGAAACCGAAACAAAGGAAACTGACTGAGCTGCCCAGGAGGACAGACAAGGCAAAGATGGACAAATTCAACCCCACTGTACTACAGGAGGACATTAGCAGGA ACAGGAAGTCAGTGCGTCAGTCCACGACAGAACACACACGACTGACATACCTGAGGCTGCAGGAGAGACAGGTTGCTCCACGACGAAGGAAGGGCACCAGACATGAGCGACCTTTGACCCAGGCTGAACTTTTGGCAGAGGCCAAGATCACAGCAGAGATGAATCTACGATCACTGG AAAATTATGAGCGTTTGGAGGCAGATAAGAAACGACATGTCCATATGAAGCGACAGTGTGTGGGTTCTGTTATCCGGTATCACTCTGTACTCATGCCCCTGGTGTCTGATGTCAGTCTCAAAGATGAAAACGTGGATGTAGAGGG GTTGGACCAAGATGCCCAACCAAATCCAGGCCCTCACCCTCCACAAACTCTCTCCCAATCAGAATCAACCCTTGCTGCACCACCTATTAATGCCCAATCCACTAGCGCTGCTTTTGTAAATATTCTGCCACCAGGGGCCGCCAAATGCTCCCGCACCTACGTTACATTCAGCGATGATAAAACCTTCCAGCGATGCTTTCCTCAATCGCCAGCTCCTCGCGTTCCTGTCCAAGAGGTCTGCCCCGTTACCCATAAGCCTGCACTTTACCGAGACCCCATCACAGACATTCCGTACGCTAATGTACAAGCCTTTAGGATCATCCGGGAAGCTTATAAAAAATATGTGGCTGCGCACGGCTTGCCCTGCACTGCCACAGCGACTTCAACTGACACTGTTGCAAAAAACCTTCGTCAGAAGATCGTTATCAAACAAGGAATGTAA